A stretch of the Bacillus anthracis str. Vollum genome encodes the following:
- a CDS encoding metal-sulfur cluster assembly factor produces the protein MSQEAFENKLYANLEAVIDPELGVDIVNLGLVYDVTADENNNAVITMTMTSIGCPMAGQIVSDVKKVLSTNVPEVNEIEVNVVWNPPWSKERMSRMAKIALGIRD, from the coding sequence ATGTCACAAGAAGCATTTGAAAATAAATTATATGCCAATTTAGAAGCTGTTATTGATCCTGAACTAGGTGTTGATATCGTTAATCTTGGATTAGTTTATGACGTTACAGCAGATGAAAATAATAATGCTGTCATTACGATGACGATGACTTCTATCGGCTGTCCAATGGCTGGGCAAATTGTATCAGACGTAAAAAAAGTATTATCAACGAACGTACCTGAAGTCAATGAAATAGAAGTAAATGTCGTTTGGAATCCACCATGGTCTAAAGAACGCATGTCACGTATGGCGAAAATCGCATTAGGTATTCGCGACTAA
- a CDS encoding EamA family transporter, whose protein sequence is MEKFKYSLLVLFGACSYGVLSTIFKLGFINGFSAHQLLGGQYVFGWIGLLLLVLFASRHKVTKKQFFSLLTVGTTMSMTGIFYAISVEELPASIAVVLLFQFTWIGVVIEAIANRTFPSREKVISIIILFTGTLFAGGVFEGLGQSFSTKGIIFGLLAAVSFSFYVFASGRVATEVPPYTKSFLMTTSATLIVCLFFPPTFLTDGALQAGLWKYAFFLGLFGVVVPVICFSIGVPKVGTGLGTILGAAELPTAIIASITLVHEVVTFMQWIGIIVILLGIFTPQLLTARKEKKHSSVHSA, encoded by the coding sequence ATGGAAAAATTTAAGTATTCATTACTCGTTTTATTCGGAGCTTGTAGCTACGGCGTACTTTCAACTATTTTCAAACTAGGATTCATTAATGGATTTTCAGCACATCAACTATTAGGAGGACAATATGTCTTCGGATGGATTGGTCTTCTCCTGCTCGTTCTTTTCGCTTCACGTCATAAAGTAACAAAAAAGCAATTCTTTTCCTTACTAACAGTTGGTACAACGATGAGTATGACCGGTATCTTCTACGCTATTTCTGTAGAAGAACTACCAGCATCGATCGCTGTCGTCCTACTTTTCCAATTCACATGGATTGGTGTAGTCATTGAAGCAATTGCAAATCGAACATTTCCAAGCCGTGAAAAAGTTATATCTATCATTATTTTATTCACTGGTACATTGTTTGCAGGCGGTGTCTTTGAAGGTCTCGGACAAAGCTTTTCCACAAAAGGGATTATCTTTGGTCTATTAGCCGCTGTCTCTTTTTCATTCTATGTTTTTGCAAGCGGGCGTGTCGCTACAGAAGTTCCGCCTTATACGAAAAGTTTTCTTATGACAACAAGCGCTACTCTAATCGTATGCCTATTCTTCCCGCCAACCTTTTTAACAGACGGTGCTTTGCAAGCTGGCCTATGGAAATATGCTTTCTTCCTCGGATTATTCGGTGTTGTCGTACCTGTCATTTGTTTTTCGATTGGCGTACCGAAAGTAGGAACAGGACTTGGTACAATACTAGGTGCAGCTGAATTACCAACAGCCATTATTGCTTCTATTACACTTGTACATGAAGTCGTAACGTTCATGCAGTGGATTGGGATTATCGTTATATTACTTGGGATTTTCACTCCTCAGCTACTTACCGCTAGGAAAGAAAAGAAACATAGTAGCGTGCATAGTGCATAA
- a CDS encoding DUF3169 family protein: protein MVKSKLGEQFISFCKLILSMVGGFFASYIALDLLSDEPRKLSPNILIGVCTLFGMIMMYYTWKNTRMLAEARDEEESVQGRKLGIVIMYLRIGDIVTQAWFVYAVIACRRAFMHDANVSFAIWNMIAATAFTIIIVIIGIMARNRYNKLYPEQGVTYMESMEMWKKNADEGLKHIVHEAGYKAYEFTNKVLAYVWWAAVIYTAVSDINFVLLGLISFIWILHIGKFMYEMHRKMIY, encoded by the coding sequence ATGGTGAAGAGTAAACTGGGAGAACAATTTATTAGTTTTTGCAAACTCATATTAAGTATGGTAGGTGGCTTTTTTGCATCTTATATAGCTTTAGATTTACTCTCGGATGAACCGAGAAAATTATCACCCAATATATTAATAGGTGTATGTACTCTTTTTGGAATGATAATGATGTATTACACTTGGAAGAATACACGTATGTTAGCGGAGGCACGTGATGAAGAAGAGAGTGTACAAGGTAGAAAATTGGGGATTGTAATTATGTATTTACGTATAGGTGATATAGTTACGCAGGCATGGTTTGTATATGCAGTTATTGCATGTAGACGTGCATTCATGCATGATGCAAATGTTTCCTTCGCAATTTGGAATATGATAGCTGCTACTGCTTTTACGATTATTATAGTAATCATTGGGATTATGGCGAGGAATCGTTATAACAAGCTTTACCCTGAACAAGGTGTAACGTATATGGAATCGATGGAGATGTGGAAGAAAAATGCTGATGAAGGATTAAAGCACATTGTGCATGAAGCTGGATATAAAGCGTACGAATTTACGAATAAAGTATTGGCATATGTGTGGTGGGCTGCCGTTATATATACAGCAGTTAGTGATATCAATTTCGTGTTGCTTGGTTTAATCTCGTTTATTTGGATATTACATATCGGAAAATTTATGTACGAAATGCATAGAAAAATGATTTATTAA
- a CDS encoding L,D-transpeptidase has protein sequence MKKLLLGALLSLGFLTIPFTNAEAATTKDQLIVNTQLNKMDYYQNGKFIKSFTVATGKAATPTPKGTFKIVNKIKNRPYYTGKIKGGDPRNPLGDRWLGLNMAGTYGTTYAIHGTNNNQAIGKWTTLGCIRMYNNDIHWLFERIPQQATVTVK, from the coding sequence ATGAAAAAACTATTATTAGGCGCACTATTATCATTAGGATTTTTAACTATTCCATTCACAAATGCTGAGGCAGCTACAACGAAAGATCAACTGATTGTAAACACGCAGTTAAATAAAATGGATTATTATCAAAACGGAAAATTCATAAAGAGTTTTACTGTCGCTACTGGAAAAGCAGCTACTCCTACACCTAAAGGTACTTTCAAAATCGTAAATAAAATTAAAAATCGTCCTTATTACACAGGCAAAATTAAAGGCGGCGATCCACGTAATCCACTTGGTGACCGTTGGCTCGGACTAAACATGGCAGGAACTTACGGAACAACTTATGCAATTCATGGTACGAACAATAACCAAGCAATTGGTAAGTGGACAACACTAGGTTGTATTCGTATGTATAACAATGATATACACTGGTTATTTGAGCGTATTCCCCAGCAAGCTACTGTCACTGTAAAATAA
- a CDS encoding sensor histidine kinase codes for MATKSNRSKDNITKNIFIKTLLFCILLSLCLYQIIYFLASDYDKERFAKENGPSTTEQADSDKQNAQSKTNQNKAVSQGDMFNFQSSIIDYNALSTAINHLLQPSQTAKAKEHTQNISGKNSASAPSTETEKQVATNDALHKQNAASKTNDAQDDPKLTDALQQLAPHIGATMLALSLLGSLIYAKIIAKPFQYMSDALKDIMNLDFSDKKLLNKNTDQTDFNLQVAASQVPNIVKNLHASNQDLRNELKKEQQLEQSRKEFMSMVSHELKTPIAAVMGQLDGMIHGIGAYKDRDKYLKRSYEMMQDINILTEKMSELSKIQNPQFKPDLKVISLTNIIEDVMKKVDYFVSVKQLNVQSNIKQDVQVLADPKFIQTAIFNIISNAIHYTIDHQHVYIKLYEKPNGYALEVLNTGSQIDEDKLAHLFEPFYRANPDKHGLVQGSGLGLYIVKQILDKHQFPYGIQNTPQGVKCSIVFPKAM; via the coding sequence TTGGCTACAAAATCGAATCGTAGCAAAGACAACATCACCAAAAATATTTTCATCAAAACCTTATTATTTTGTATTCTTTTATCACTTTGTCTTTATCAAATTATTTACTTCTTAGCTTCAGACTACGATAAAGAACGTTTTGCGAAAGAAAATGGACCGTCTACTACAGAACAAGCGGATTCAGATAAACAAAACGCCCAAAGTAAAACGAATCAAAATAAAGCTGTATCACAGGGAGACATGTTTAATTTTCAATCTTCTATTATAGATTATAACGCTCTCTCTACAGCTATCAATCATCTTTTGCAGCCTAGCCAAACTGCAAAAGCAAAAGAACATACTCAAAATATTTCGGGGAAAAATAGCGCTTCTGCTCCATCTACAGAAACGGAAAAGCAAGTCGCTACTAATGATGCCTTACATAAACAAAATGCAGCAAGTAAAACAAATGATGCACAAGATGATCCAAAATTAACAGATGCACTGCAGCAGTTAGCTCCACATATTGGCGCTACAATGCTTGCATTATCTTTGCTCGGATCTTTAATTTATGCAAAAATAATTGCTAAACCTTTTCAATATATGAGTGATGCTTTAAAAGATATTATGAATCTTGATTTCTCAGATAAAAAGCTACTTAACAAAAATACTGATCAAACAGATTTTAATTTACAAGTAGCTGCTTCACAAGTACCAAATATAGTGAAGAATTTACATGCAAGCAATCAAGATTTAAGAAATGAACTCAAAAAGGAGCAACAATTAGAACAATCTCGTAAAGAATTTATGTCTATGGTTTCCCATGAATTAAAAACACCAATCGCAGCCGTTATGGGACAACTAGATGGTATGATTCACGGAATTGGAGCTTATAAAGATCGAGATAAATATTTAAAACGTTCCTATGAAATGATGCAAGACATTAACATATTAACGGAAAAAATGTCGGAATTATCCAAAATACAAAACCCTCAATTTAAACCTGATTTAAAAGTTATCTCATTGACTAATATTATTGAGGATGTTATGAAGAAAGTAGATTATTTCGTATCAGTCAAGCAGTTAAATGTTCAATCTAACATTAAACAAGATGTACAAGTTTTAGCTGATCCTAAATTTATTCAAACTGCCATTTTTAACATTATTTCAAATGCAATTCATTATACAATTGACCATCAGCATGTATATATAAAGCTTTATGAAAAGCCAAATGGTTACGCACTAGAAGTTTTAAATACAGGTTCACAAATAGATGAAGATAAACTTGCCCATTTATTTGAGCCATTCTATCGCGCAAACCCTGACAAACACGGCTTAGTACAAGGCAGTGGTCTTGGGTTATACATTGTAAAACAAATACTAGATAAACATCAATTTCCTTATGGGATACAAAACACGCCTCAAGGTGTAAAATGTTCTATCGTATTCCCAAAAGCAATGTAA
- a CDS encoding helix-turn-helix transcriptional regulator, which produces MKLQNRVRELRAKHRLSQGDLGKAIGSSRQTISLIERGDYAPSIVLSLKIAHIFNVPVEEIFTLVEGEDDGEE; this is translated from the coding sequence ATGAAGCTTCAAAATCGAGTGAGGGAATTGCGAGCAAAGCATCGTTTATCACAAGGGGATTTAGGGAAAGCGATTGGATCATCAAGGCAAACGATTAGTTTAATTGAGCGCGGGGATTATGCACCATCTATTGTATTGTCGTTAAAAATCGCACACATATTCAATGTACCGGTGGAGGAAATATTCACGTTAGTGGAGGGGGAAGATGATGGTGAAGAGTAA
- a CDS encoding class I SAM-dependent methyltransferase, with protein MNQKQLSTINEKSWNAAAYEAWTNRHGAPADYAKKIMEDPMREVDHYLPYIQSPKGKRIINLLGSKGNKAVALALLGADVTVVDISASNAKYANELAEAAGVSIEYVVSDVLHVQLSESFDIVLLELGVLHYFLDLKPLFQKIATLLKPDGTLILRDYHPVYTKLLGVDHPSFRANGNYFDEELIEDDVAYSILLTEAQKESLPKTTIRRWTLGEIITTLAGEHFKIEKLVEEHGPHQRWVFPSTAPEGIEEFVPGLYTLIATACKKGPLHG; from the coding sequence TTGAACCAAAAACAACTAAGCACTATAAATGAAAAAAGCTGGAATGCAGCTGCTTATGAAGCTTGGACGAATCGCCATGGGGCGCCAGCCGATTATGCGAAAAAAATCATGGAAGACCCTATGCGCGAGGTAGATCACTATTTACCTTACATACAATCTCCAAAAGGAAAACGTATTATTAATTTACTCGGTTCAAAAGGCAATAAAGCCGTTGCTCTCGCTCTTTTAGGAGCTGACGTAACAGTTGTGGATATTTCAGCAAGTAATGCAAAATATGCAAATGAACTTGCGGAAGCAGCAGGTGTCTCTATCGAGTATGTCGTTTCTGATGTATTACATGTGCAACTCTCCGAATCATTTGATATCGTATTGCTGGAACTCGGTGTACTCCATTATTTTTTAGATTTAAAACCGCTCTTTCAAAAAATTGCTACTTTACTTAAGCCAGATGGAACGCTGATTCTTCGTGACTATCACCCTGTTTACACGAAATTATTAGGAGTAGACCACCCATCGTTTCGGGCCAATGGAAATTATTTTGATGAAGAATTAATTGAAGATGATGTTGCTTATAGCATCCTTCTTACAGAAGCGCAGAAAGAATCGTTACCGAAAACAACCATCCGTCGCTGGACGCTAGGAGAAATTATTACAACACTTGCGGGGGAACATTTTAAAATTGAAAAACTAGTTGAAGAACACGGGCCTCATCAAAGATGGGTCTTCCCTTCTACTGCACCGGAAGGAATTGAAGAGTTTGTGCCGGGTCTCTATACATTAATTGCGACAGCATGCAAAAAAGGACCCCTTCACGGATAG
- a CDS encoding DedA family protein yields MEWIHELFQQYGYYVVLVGLLLEYIALPFPGEPTLAYAGFLAHKGDLSLPILIILSFIGTSVGMTIQYFLGNKLGMPFIQKYGKYVFLTQRKIDLTRMWFDKYGYFLIFIGFFIPGVRHFTGYFAGIINLPFRRFAITIYSGALFWVSFFLIGGYWLGGNLHDIFGALEGHIGKIIFGVIVIVAITLGVRFRKQLKRALLQNAS; encoded by the coding sequence ATGGAATGGATTCATGAATTATTTCAGCAATACGGGTACTATGTTGTACTTGTCGGTTTGCTGTTAGAATATATCGCACTTCCGTTTCCGGGAGAGCCAACGTTAGCATATGCGGGATTTTTAGCACATAAAGGTGATTTAAGTTTACCGATTTTAATCATTCTATCCTTTATTGGGACAAGTGTAGGAATGACGATTCAATACTTTTTAGGAAATAAATTAGGTATGCCCTTTATTCAAAAGTATGGGAAATACGTATTTTTAACACAAAGAAAAATCGACTTAACAAGAATGTGGTTTGATAAGTATGGATATTTCCTAATCTTTATCGGTTTCTTTATTCCTGGTGTACGTCACTTTACAGGATACTTTGCAGGAATTATTAACTTACCATTCCGCCGCTTTGCAATTACAATTTATTCAGGTGCTCTATTTTGGGTATCATTCTTCTTAATCGGTGGTTACTGGTTAGGTGGCAATTTACATGATATTTTTGGAGCGCTAGAAGGTCATATCGGTAAAATCATTTTTGGAGTGATTGTGATTGTAGCAATTACGTTAGGAGTTCGTTTCCGTAAACAGTTAAAACGAGCATTATTACAAAACGCAAGTTAA
- the metG gene encoding methionine--tRNA ligase → MSIFIGGAWPYANGSLHLGHIASLLPGDILARYYRAKGENVLYVSGSDCNGTPIAIRAKQEGVTAKEIANKYHEEFERCFRNLGFTYDCYTRTDSEHHHETVQNVFLRLLEEGHIYKKTVEQAYCETCTQFLPDCYVEGVCPHCHEEARGDQCDACSAILDPLDLLEKKCKLCGSTPSIQETEHFYFALHTFQEQIKRAVEIAKQTGTWRDNAIQLTERYVKEGLLDRAVSRDLPIGVPIPVEGYEDKKIYVWIEAVTGYYSASKHWAEETGKDDREFWDGEAKTYYVHGKDNIPFHSVIWPAVLLGIGEGTIPRHIVSNEYLTVEKRKLSTSKNWAVWVPDILERYDPDSIRYFLIVNAPENRDTDFSWREFIYSHNSELLGAYGNFVNRTLKFIEKYYGGIMPKGSIDVELKDKIERLYKHVGEAIEQTKFKVALESIFDAVRFANKYFDERQPWKEREDDPVSCEETIYNCVYLIANFANLLEPFLPFSSERIRNTLSIVNRNWEPQHTLPSRIDSVQPLFERIDVKQIECELEKLYGAVK, encoded by the coding sequence ATGAGTATTTTTATTGGGGGCGCTTGGCCGTATGCAAATGGTTCGTTACATCTTGGACATATTGCGAGTTTGTTACCTGGAGATATTTTAGCACGTTATTACCGGGCAAAAGGTGAGAATGTGTTGTATGTTTCGGGGAGTGATTGCAATGGAACACCAATTGCAATTCGGGCAAAACAAGAAGGTGTGACGGCGAAGGAAATTGCTAATAAGTATCATGAAGAGTTTGAGCGATGTTTTCGTAACCTTGGTTTTACGTATGATTGCTATACACGTACAGATAGTGAGCACCATCATGAAACGGTTCAAAATGTTTTTTTACGTTTATTAGAAGAAGGACATATTTATAAAAAAACAGTAGAACAAGCATATTGCGAAACGTGTACACAGTTTTTACCTGATTGTTATGTAGAAGGTGTTTGTCCACATTGCCATGAAGAGGCAAGAGGAGATCAATGCGATGCGTGTTCAGCTATTTTAGATCCACTCGATTTGTTAGAAAAGAAATGTAAGTTATGTGGTAGTACACCATCCATACAGGAAACAGAGCATTTCTATTTCGCATTGCATACATTTCAGGAGCAAATTAAAAGGGCTGTAGAAATCGCTAAACAAACAGGAACATGGCGCGACAATGCGATTCAACTAACAGAGAGATATGTAAAGGAAGGATTACTAGATAGGGCCGTATCACGTGATTTACCAATCGGGGTACCAATTCCAGTAGAAGGGTATGAAGATAAGAAAATTTACGTATGGATTGAAGCAGTGACAGGGTATTATTCAGCAAGTAAACATTGGGCTGAAGAAACAGGGAAAGATGATCGAGAGTTTTGGGATGGCGAAGCGAAAACATATTATGTGCACGGAAAGGATAATATTCCGTTTCATTCCGTCATTTGGCCAGCGGTCTTACTTGGAATAGGAGAAGGGACAATTCCTCGTCATATCGTTTCGAATGAATATTTAACAGTTGAAAAAAGAAAATTATCTACGAGTAAAAACTGGGCAGTATGGGTGCCTGATATATTAGAACGTTATGATCCAGATTCTATTCGTTACTTTTTAATAGTAAATGCACCAGAAAATCGTGACACTGACTTTTCATGGCGTGAATTTATTTACAGTCATAATAGTGAATTGTTAGGTGCATACGGGAACTTTGTGAACCGAACATTAAAGTTTATTGAAAAATATTATGGTGGTATCATGCCGAAGGGAAGTATTGATGTAGAGCTAAAAGATAAGATAGAAAGATTATATAAACATGTAGGAGAGGCGATTGAGCAAACTAAATTTAAGGTGGCATTAGAATCAATATTTGATGCAGTACGTTTTGCAAATAAATACTTTGATGAGAGGCAGCCATGGAAAGAAAGGGAAGATGATCCAGTTTCATGCGAAGAAACGATTTATAATTGTGTGTATCTCATCGCTAATTTTGCAAATCTCCTGGAACCATTTTTACCATTTTCAAGTGAAAGAATTAGAAACACATTATCGATTGTGAACCGAAATTGGGAGCCTCAACATACGTTGCCAAGTAGAATTGATAGTGTACAGCCACTATTTGAACGAATCGATGTAAAACAAATTGAGTGTGAGTTAGAAAAGCTATATGGAGCGGTAAAGTGA
- a CDS encoding DUF3978 domain-containing protein: MEAYKMHDFINTNVESHQNETVFNLHICETNEFDVSLTKSTTLSFIVSKKNIKIVTKKWINSNQESMIGKSYIIPTKAFHYFLPIISETEDELNIQVQSFGLHGELLLNERLLIDKNNKHDAKITNFFETLDENVNKVLRGLQIHCM; the protein is encoded by the coding sequence ATGGAAGCTTATAAAATGCACGATTTTATTAATACAAATGTTGAATCTCACCAAAATGAAACCGTTTTTAATTTGCACATATGTGAAACAAATGAATTTGACGTAAGTTTAACAAAGTCTACAACACTGTCTTTTATCGTTTCAAAAAAGAACATTAAGATTGTTACGAAAAAATGGATTAATTCAAATCAAGAAAGCATGATTGGCAAAAGCTACATCATTCCAACGAAAGCTTTTCACTACTTCTTACCAATTATTTCTGAAACGGAAGATGAATTAAATATTCAAGTTCAAAGTTTTGGACTACATGGTGAACTTTTACTAAATGAAAGATTACTTATTGATAAAAACAACAAACACGATGCCAAAATTACTAATTTCTTTGAAACATTAGATGAAAATGTAAATAAAGTATTACGAGGATTGCAAATTCATTGTATGTAA
- a CDS encoding methyl-accepting chemotaxis protein — protein MKYVSIRKKLLFTLLSISSLFSIALIVILSFAMSQASEIETLKNDVSKRATILKERGDWFQAQVAGLQEYLLSHDQKGLDKFNREGKKLADTREKVTSDKKLPEGMKEAILMGGKWRSVIDNEVLPLAREGKWDEASKIALAQTDYVNDLLSRFTKYANEENDKRDALIADVESSSSLIQYIIFFSLITCTVTSILLAWWFSGKLVKPIQQIDEKLKELASQDGDLTARLHVTSKDEIGDIANSFNQMLANLQRIIKQVQQTSTSVKEASENVFIETTASMENTAKTEETMNALEHNIRSQVSSIEESSTAMDDMAVSVQRIAESATSVTELAVATSEQANDGSTVIQKSVSQMTTIHDAVNATSEVVERLITHTKYIDTAVQSISNIAEQTNLLALNASIEAARAGEQGKGFAVVADEVRKLAEQSKTAATDINQLLHQIQQDTETASSMMSQGRSEAFEGIHVIREAGNSFTTIVEQVNKVSTQMQDISATAEEMAASAEEMNASLNNIASISTEVSSETAATAQSAEKKVVTMNEMTQTAKQMKQTVEELDQLVSHFKTE, from the coding sequence ATGAAATATGTTAGTATTCGAAAAAAACTACTGTTCACACTCTTAAGCATTTCTTCTTTATTTAGCATTGCTCTTATTGTTATTCTTTCATTCGCTATGAGCCAAGCGAGCGAAATTGAAACGTTAAAAAATGATGTTTCCAAAAGAGCAACCATTTTAAAAGAACGTGGCGATTGGTTCCAAGCACAAGTTGCTGGTTTACAAGAATATTTACTATCACATGATCAAAAAGGATTAGATAAATTCAACCGTGAAGGAAAAAAACTAGCTGATACGAGAGAAAAAGTAACAAGTGATAAAAAACTCCCAGAAGGAATGAAAGAAGCGATTCTAATGGGGGGTAAATGGCGGAGCGTCATAGATAATGAAGTTCTCCCTCTCGCTCGCGAAGGAAAATGGGACGAAGCATCTAAAATTGCTTTAGCACAAACCGATTACGTAAACGATCTTTTAAGTCGTTTTACGAAATATGCAAATGAAGAAAATGATAAACGTGACGCATTAATTGCTGACGTGGAGTCTTCTTCATCCCTTATTCAATATATTATCTTCTTCTCACTCATTACATGTACAGTAACGTCTATTTTATTAGCATGGTGGTTCTCTGGTAAACTCGTTAAACCGATACAACAAATTGATGAGAAATTAAAAGAATTAGCTTCGCAAGATGGTGATTTAACTGCTAGATTGCACGTAACGAGTAAAGATGAAATTGGTGATATCGCCAATTCCTTTAATCAAATGCTCGCTAATTTACAGCGTATCATAAAACAAGTGCAACAAACATCAACAAGTGTAAAAGAAGCATCTGAAAATGTGTTTATCGAAACAACTGCTTCTATGGAAAACACCGCAAAAACCGAAGAGACCATGAATGCTCTTGAGCATAATATTCGTTCACAAGTTTCCAGCATCGAAGAAAGTTCAACTGCAATGGACGATATGGCAGTAAGTGTTCAGCGCATTGCTGAATCTGCCACATCTGTAACTGAACTTGCTGTAGCTACATCCGAACAAGCTAACGACGGAAGTACTGTTATTCAAAAATCCGTTTCACAAATGACAACGATACACGACGCTGTAAATGCTACGTCAGAAGTGGTCGAACGTCTAATCACTCACACGAAATATATTGATACAGCTGTACAATCTATTTCTAATATCGCGGAACAAACAAACTTACTTGCTTTAAATGCATCTATTGAAGCAGCTCGTGCTGGCGAACAAGGGAAAGGTTTCGCTGTCGTAGCTGATGAAGTTCGAAAACTTGCTGAACAATCTAAAACTGCGGCAACAGATATTAACCAATTACTACATCAAATTCAACAAGACACTGAAACTGCGAGCTCTATGATGTCACAAGGTCGTTCTGAGGCATTTGAAGGCATTCATGTCATTCGCGAAGCTGGCAATTCTTTCACAACAATTGTAGAGCAAGTAAATAAAGTATCTACTCAAATGCAAGACATCTCAGCAACTGCTGAAGAAATGGCTGCAAGTGCTGAAGAAATGAACGCTTCACTGAATAACATCGCTTCTATTTCGACTGAAGTATCTAGTGAAACAGCGGCAACAGCACAATCTGCTGAGAAAAAAGTTGTTACGATGAATGAGATGACACAAACAGCTAAACAAATGAAACAAACAGTTGAAGAATTAGATCAACTCGTATCACACTTCAAAACTGAATAG
- a CDS encoding response regulator transcription factor — MTHILVIEDNPDIQELIREFLMAQNFTVDVVGAGTEGILLFQKNSYDLVLLDVMLPDIDGYSICKIMRGQSDVPIIMLTGLHNEESEIKGFELGIDDYITKPFHYTVFIKRVEAVLRRAATKEAEAATILQFHELMLNSTAYAAYVHGNQIELTTKEFEIIYTLLQNRGKVLSRSDLLNKVWGYEHYGDVRVIDTHIKNLRKKLGIPYIKTVKGIGYKIES; from the coding sequence ATGACGCATATACTGGTGATTGAAGACAACCCAGATATACAAGAACTGATTCGTGAATTTCTAATGGCACAAAACTTTACTGTTGATGTCGTTGGTGCTGGGACAGAAGGTATACTTCTTTTCCAAAAAAATTCATACGATCTTGTCCTCCTTGATGTGATGTTACCAGATATAGATGGCTATAGTATTTGTAAAATTATGCGAGGACAATCTGATGTACCAATCATTATGTTAACAGGCTTACATAATGAAGAAAGTGAAATTAAAGGATTTGAATTAGGTATTGATGACTATATTACGAAACCGTTCCATTACACCGTATTTATTAAACGTGTAGAAGCTGTATTAAGAAGGGCAGCAACGAAGGAAGCCGAGGCTGCAACTATACTACAATTCCATGAATTGATGTTAAATTCTACAGCATATGCCGCTTATGTTCATGGTAATCAAATTGAATTGACAACAAAAGAATTTGAAATTATTTATACTTTACTGCAAAATCGAGGAAAAGTATTATCAAGAAGTGATTTGTTGAATAAGGTATGGGGCTATGAACATTATGGTGATGTAAGAGTTATAGATACACATATTAAAAACTTACGAAAAAAATTAGGAATTCCTTATATTAAAACGGTGAAAGGCATTGGCTACAAAATCGAATCGTAG